The Caldicellulosiruptoraceae bacterium PP1 nucleotide sequence TTCATGGTGTTTTCTCCAACAGCCATGTCGATACAATGTTGTGAAACCTATTATTCCTAATGGAACATAATATATTTCTTTACTCATTGGAACAGACATGAGCCATATTCTCGTTTTTCTATGTTCACGTTCTATTATTATTTCTGTATTTATACTGAAAACATCTTTTGTAGTAAACAATGATATTTTTTTCTTTTTCTTTTCTATGTTCGTTTTAAATTTTACACCTTTTACAATCTCAATCCATTCTCCTTTTGTATTGCATTCTTCGTTTAATAGCAATGGATAGCTACTACTGGCACGAATTCTTAAATCCTCTACTTTGCCTAACCATAATGCACCTATTTCACCTTTATATTGTATTTTTTCACCTTGTATTATTTCACTGTGAAATTGATAATGATTTGCCTCTCCAATAGAATTCAACATTGTATAGTAATCTTTATCCATTTTATAAACAACAGCTTTAATTTCTTTAATTCCTGCTCTTTTTGCTAAACATATTCTATGTTTGCCTTCATACGCCCAATATTTACCCATATATTCATCTACTATTATTGAATCACGTTCAAAATAGGGTGTGTCTCCTTTTTGGTATTCTTTCCAGAAATATTGACACCTGCTATATTTTAAGCATATATCTAAATATTTAGGTTGACTTGCTGTTTCGTTTAATACTTCGATAATTTCTTCTTCTGTGTTTCTATATGGATTTAGACCTAATTCTCTTAGTAACAAACACCTATTTCCTAATTCTGTTGGATATTCAGCTATATCTTCTACTTTTATTATTTTGACCTCTTTTTCCATTAACATTTAATACACCTTGCTTTTTTGTTATATTTTATATCAGTTGTTCTTTGTTAACAACATTTTTAAAATATCTAAACCAATCATCATAGTTTTGTTCAAATAGTTTCATCTTGCAATTTGGATATTTTTCATTCATCTCTTGTATTGCATTTATTATACCACTATCCCACTTTCCGCCTATTGGACGCAAAATAACTTCACCATCTTGTGTTAAAACTACAAGCAATGCAAAAGTTCCTTTATCAGCAAGGCTATTAATTATTTCTTGATTGTTCATAATCTACACCTTCCTTATTATTTTTATTTCTTTATAAAATAATAAAAGCAGGGGTATTCCCCTGCTCATTAAAACAAATCATTATCATCATCTACTGGTAATGTATTATTTTGATTATTATTGTTATTTTGACTAATATCATTTGGTGTTAATGGATTAGGTTCATCATTATCTTGTTCTTTTATATTATCATTTACTTGTTGTGCTTGCATTTGTCCTGTTGCTGTTGGTGTTTGCTGCTGTGTTGTTTGGGTTGGTGTTTGAACGTTTGTTTGTATTAGTTGTTGTGTTTCTACTGGTTGAGGGCTGTTCCATTCCTTTACATAAGTGCTTATTCCTTTTGATATTAATTGTTTGCTTTCCTTCATGGTTGATATATCTACTTTATCAACCATTAATGGCTTTTTTCCTCTTAACATTACAATAGCTTTTGAATTATCAAGTTTATAAACCTCATCTGGTGTTAGTAATGGTCTTTTACCTACTGACTGAGTTATCCTCTCTACCTCTGTTAATCCTTCAAGTCCACCTTGTCTTGAAGTGCTTCTGGTATGAATTGATTTTATTCCAAGAACATTTGATATATATTCTGATGTTCTTGTATCATTTGCACCTAAAAATAGCTTTGTATCACAATTGCCTATTATTGTTTCCCATTGCTCATGATATTTCTCCTCTAATTGGGTTATACTTTGGAATATTATTGAACAATGCAGATTTCTACTCCTTATAGTTGCTATTTTCTTTGTGAAGTCTGGTATTTCCCCAATATTGGGAAACTCATCAAGTATAAAGTATACTTCTCTTGCTCTTATTTCTGCATCTTGAGTTGTATCGTGCAAATTTACAAGCTTGATAAATAAAAAACTGAAAAACAGTGAGCTTATAAAATCAAATGCACTATGTGTATCACTCATTATACAAAAATATGCTACTTTATCTTTTTTGGGTTTCTCTAAATCAATATCACTAACTGCTGTCATTGCTTGAACAAGAGTATTTTGAAATACTTGCAACCTTGTTCCAAGTCCTATTATAACACCTGTTTGAACAGTTTGGTTTGCCTGTGCAAATATGTTATATGCCATTTTAGAGGCTCTATCATTTGGTATATTTGAAAATAGTGCCTGTAAGTTTTGCATTGTTGTGTTTGCAAGAAGTTTATATACCTCTCCTAAATTTTGTTCTTCTGGAGGTCTTACTTCCTTTACATACAACACAAGTGCTTTTAGTAAATTCATTTCTGCTCTATCCCAGAAAGGATCTCCGCCTTTTTTAACTCCAATTTGTGTATTTTTTATTATTGTATCTGCAAACACTGTTGCGTCCATATCATCTTGTATAACGTCCAATGGATTCCATCTGTCACTATATTGTATATTAACAAGATTGAGTGCTTTAACATCATAACCTTGATTTATAAGCCATGTTGCCATATCCTCGTATAATTCGCCTTTTGGGTCTGTAATTATCATGCTCTGTTCCATTTGTGCTATTTTTATTATATTGGGACGTGCAAATGTTCTTGATTTTCCTGTTCCACTTGCACCAAATATAGCAATATGCTTGTTATATTTGGTTTCTTGAGGAAATATTACATGTTCGCCTTCTAACTTCCCCAGGAGAATACCTTTATTCTTACTTCCTAATTTGTATACCTTTTTCGCCTCGCTTTTTGCCATCCAGTCTGCACTCCCGTAAGTATTCCTTTTGTCTGTTTGAACTTTTGTCCCAAAATGCATTTCAAATTCCTCCTTATATGCTAATATAAATATTAATCCAATAACTGCAATACCAATACTGCCTATAAGCCATATATTCATAGCATTTTTACTACTGGTAGTATTCTTTATTGCTTTTATTGGATCTGTTTCTATTGTGAGTTTCGGAGCTTTGCCTTCCATTGTTGATTTCCATACATCACCATTGCTTATCATACCTGCAAACATACCAACAATGTATGCTGTCATTGTAAAATATATTGAAATTATTATCACTACTGCTATTGCTTTTTTCATATTTTATTCCTCCTCATTTCTATTTTCATTGTTTTTATATCCCACTGCCATTAAAAATTCTGGCATTGTTATTGTTTTTACTGGCAGATTTAAGTCCTTGTATCTTTCTTCCTGCCCTCTTATACATAGTATTTCTAAATTCATGTTCCCTCTTATGCTTTGTTCTGCTTTTATTATCTCCTTACCTATCAAATCTGTATCTATACCAACATATATCTCTTTGCCCTGCCATTCATATTCTGCATAGTTTTTGCTACTGGCTTTTACACCATCGCTATACACAACCTTTACAACTTTATCTTTCCAATCTGGTATTCCTATTATTGTGTCCATGATTTTTAAGCCCGATTCTGTATATGGTAATATATGCAATCTTCTTATATTCATCAGTTTCCCTACTTGTTCTACTACTTGTAGAAAATCTCTTATTTTCTCTGGTGTTTCGCAAAAGACTATGAAATCATAAATGTTATGTGATGTTGCTTCTCTAATATTTGTTATTAGGTCGGATAGTGTTTTCATACCTGTATCCTTTGATATTTTGTATATCCCATATCCTCTGGCTACTCCAAGAATTTTATTCTTGTCGCTCATTTCATTTCCTTGCTTTCTGGTTTCTGATTTTAAATCCCAACAGTTTATGAAATGTGGATATATATATTCTCTGTTTGCTATTTCTACTACTTTTGTCCATCTATATAACATTTCTTTACTCGTTGGGTTATTCAATGGCTCAAAATTTACATACCATTCAAAGTTGACAAAACTTATCCCTACTTGTCCTAATGTTATATGGTTTCTCCCTACTTTCTTTAACATACCATCTTTAACTAATTTATTAATTCTCTTATATATTGCCCACTTATTTTGGTATAATTCTCTTGCCATATCATAAGACACCATCTTAAACTTAATTATCATATCAAGCAATTGTTTATCTCTTTCGGTTATTTGTGGCATATATGATTTTATACTCATTATTACACCCCTTCCTGTTTTATTCTTTTTTATACTACTGGCTTTTTAATTGCTATATCTTATACTTTTTACAATATTTCAATCATTACTTTGTTTTTTCTTCTGGCTTTTTCCCTACTCACCGCCATTAATTTTTGAATTAATGGCTATATTGTGCCTATATCCATATTGCTATTTCTATTTCATATCTGCCTCTACTTCGCCATTTATACTTTGGTATAAATGGCTCTTTCCTGCCATTTATTGTTATTCCAACTGGTATTTATTTCGCTTCTGGTTTATTTTGGTTCTGCCATTTTGTTATGCTTTTTCTCTTTTCGTGCTTTTGCCTTTGTCTGTGTGATTTTTGTTTACTACTTTTGTGTGCGAAAATTGATTTCGCACACCTGTTTCTTTTTTTATTTTATAATTATTATAAAATACTTGATATTACTTGTTTTTTTGTATCTAATTCGCTATCCAATTGCCTTTCCATATTAATTATTTTTTATATTTTCTTTGGTTATTGATTTGGATATATTTTTGCATATCCAAAACATGTTTACTAAATTACATATTATGCTTTTATTTGTTATTTTTAGATTTATTATAGCTATTAATTATTATCTTATTTCCCATTATATTACTGGTAATTTATTTGCTATTTCTTGGTTAGGTTGGTTATCAAATACTCTGTATCTTTCTTCCCATGAAACAATTTTAATATATGTTTTGGCAAACATATTTTCTATGGGAAATCCAAAACAACAAAAAGCATAATGTTCCATTGTATCGTTTGGAATAACACCATTTGTCACAAAAGAATCAGTTATTGTTTTCATCATTCGGTTATCAGTATCTGCTTTTATTGCAACATAATGAGGAACATAATACTCAAAACAAGCAAATGCTTTTTTAAATCTTGGCTTTTGAGATAAAGATTTAATTGCATTTTCTATAATGTCTTTCCACTTGAATGTATCTGCTTGGTTTTGCACTTTGTAAATTGGAGGAACATCATAAATAAGGATTTTAAGCATACCATCTTCATAGCTTGCTTCAAACTTGTCGACTACAAGTTCGGTATCAAGTTTAATGCCATATGAATTTAATACTCTCACATACTTGTCCAATTGTCCTTGTTGAATGAATAAAGCCTCTCGAAGTTTGAAAATAGCAAATTCAGTTTCTTTAATCCACTTTTCAAATTGGTTTTTGTTGTATTCAAAGCCTTTGTCATTTTGCAATACTCTCTCTATTATGTCATTGATTTCCATTTACAACACCCTTTCTTGTAGAATTTATGTTATAGGCAAACTACCCATTTTAAAATCGTCTTAAATGCGTTTTTTAGGCTTACTGTTAAACAAAAATAAGGTTGTTAATATAAAAATATGTTTTATGTTTTTTATTTGTTTATATGCAATTTAAAGCGGTATCGTTTTTGTCCCTTTTATATTGCTAATGTTGATACTGCCTGAAATACAGGGCTGTGTCCATGTCTGTTTTTGAAATCTAATTCAAATTCAATATCAAGTTGTTTGATTAATTCATCAATGTCGTTATCTATTGATGTGTTTGAATCTCTTGATGTATCTGCTTTTATAGTTTCTTGAGTCTTATGTTCTTCTTGTAACTTACTGAAATGTTCAAAAGCAGTTTCATAATTGGCTTCGTCCACACCATTCTTTC carries:
- a CDS encoding VirD4-like conjugal transfer protein, CD1115 family, whose amino-acid sequence is MKKAIAVVIIISIYFTMTAYIVGMFAGMISNGDVWKSTMEGKAPKLTIETDPIKAIKNTTSSKNAMNIWLIGSIGIAVIGLIFILAYKEEFEMHFGTKVQTDKRNTYGSADWMAKSEAKKVYKLGSKNKGILLGKLEGEHVIFPQETKYNKHIAIFGASGTGKSRTFARPNIIKIAQMEQSMIITDPKGELYEDMATWLINQGYDVKALNLVNIQYSDRWNPLDVIQDDMDATVFADTIIKNTQIGVKKGGDPFWDRAEMNLLKALVLYVKEVRPPEEQNLGEVYKLLANTTMQNLQALFSNIPNDRASKMAYNIFAQANQTVQTGVIIGLGTRLQVFQNTLVQAMTAVSDIDLEKPKKDKVAYFCIMSDTHSAFDFISSLFFSFLFIKLVNLHDTTQDAEIRAREVYFILDEFPNIGEIPDFTKKIATIRSRNLHCSIIFQSITQLEEKYHEQWETIIGNCDTKLFLGANDTRTSEYISNVLGIKSIHTRSTSRQGGLEGLTEVERITQSVGKRPLLTPDEVYKLDNSKAIVMLRGKKPLMVDKVDISTMKESKQLISKGISTYVKEWNSPQPVETQQLIQTNVQTPTQTTQQQTPTATGQMQAQQVNDNIKEQDNDEPNPLTPNDISQNNNNNQNNTLPVDDDNDLF